Below is a genomic region from Rosa chinensis cultivar Old Blush chromosome 5, RchiOBHm-V2, whole genome shotgun sequence.
cacttCATATTCCCTATTATTAACAAAATTAATCATCATTGCTACATTAGTATGTCATTTTTACTAATTTAGTTAGTGTAAAATTGAAAATGGTATGTACATATCAATGAATGTTTGGTCATTGGAGTCAAAACAGTTTTATATTTGTACACTTTATACTTTTATATAAGACGGTACATTAGTGTACCAATACGTCAAGTACACTATTTGATATAGTGATAGATTCAGAACATGCATAAGTATACTAACTTGATTTAACCTCAAATTAGTCTACTTGACGTAGACGAACTCAAAAAGAATATGactttcaattctttttttaaaaACGTTTGCATTAAAAAGGAAAGCCATCAACTTTGGGAATTAAAAAGATACCCCAGAGTCCAACGCTATGAGTCACCATCTTTCACTCTAAAACCCAAATCGTAAATGTGTATATAACTGAAACCAACCAAAGATccatttaaacaaaaaaaaaaaacagcaaaaTTCAACACCCAGTTGCTACATCTGAACAAAACCAAGAACACTGCAAGTTGGGTTTTGGCAAAATGGCAGAAGCACCCCAGATTGCCATTCTTGGAGCTGGTACTTTTGTGAAGACCCAATACATTCCAAGGCTGGCTGAGATCTCTAACCTTGTCAACCTTAAAGCCATTTGGAGCCGTTCTGAGGTACCTCAACTAACATATCTATTTCTGGATTTGGATAGTTTGATCATAGATTTAAACTTGTTTTTGGTATAGGAATCTGCTAGAGGTGCAGTTGAGATTGCTGGGAAACATTTTCCAGGAGTAGAATGCAAATGGGGTGATCAGGGTCTTGAGGAAATTATTGCAGATAGTTCAATTCTTGGTGTTGCTGTGGTTTTAGCTGGCCAAGCTCAGGTATAGCTAATACTAAatcttgcttcttcttttttattattgaatCATAGAAACAGAAGCTTGGTAGTAGAAATTTGTAGTCTTTTTAGCGTTTTGCGTGTAAGAGGATCTTATTCGGATGAGTGGATTACAGGAATAGTATAATGTGTGTGAAGTAATGGTCTCTTAGTTTCAAGTGTTTGGTTATACCCTACGAGCAGAATGTAGAACTAATTTTTTGTGGTTGTTGATCCAAACTATAGTATTACCGCTTGTCCTCAttatccaaattttttttttttcaagaatacATTTTCATTTATATTATAACTCTGATGAaatgaaaaaaggaaaacataatGAACTAACTATATAGACGTGAAGATGTATTCAAGTATGTGAGATACACCCTTTCGGAGATAATTTTTAGCATAACGTGTAGCTATGTAGAAGTGAAGATGTGATCAAGTATGTGATATGAACCAACTCATGCAGGTTGATTTCTCACTGAAGCTTCTCAAAGCAGGGAAGAATGTCCTTCAAGGTTATTCCTAGTCTCTAAACAATTGTATAGTTGGATTGTTAGAATGATGCAATTCTATTTGTGAGATTGATAGTTATGTTAAAGGATTTGTAAAGCCATCTCCACCTCCAATCAACCCCCAGGCTGGTGccttcttttttatttgacaGAAAGCTTACATGTTATGGTGCTATAATAAATCATCTATACGTTTCAACGACTACAGTGGACTAAATCTTTCCTTCTGCTTGTCATTGCTGTACCTATTCACTATTGCTTGGCCAAATTGATGGACTTGAAGAGAAACCAGCAGCAGCTAGTAAGTAGGATGCAGTTTACTtttatgtgttataactgtctTTCAATTCATTTTATGACATCTTAATTTGAAAAATGTTGGTTATTTGTTATGTTATTACTTTTACATGTTATTCTGTTTAttctaagttttttattttgttatgcaGCTACAAGTGAATTGGAAACTGCAGTGTCAAGTTATAATTCTATTGTTGCTAATACTCCCAATAAACCAATCTGGGCGGTAGCAGAAAATTATCGATTTGAACCTGCTTTTGTTGAGGTACTCTTTCTCCATTATTAATGGGGATTAACAATGTTTAACTTTTGACTGCAAGACCCTCAATGTTGTTTTCACAGGGCAAGAAACTAATGACTGAAATTGGAGATGTGATGAGCATCCAAGTTATTGTTGAAGGATCAATGAACAGTTCAAACCCTTACTTCTCAAGCTCTTGGAGGCGAGACTTTAATGTATGTACTATGATATAGCTGATAACTATGAAATTTCTCCCTCGTTCATTAGAAACTATCACCTGCTCAATGCATTGGTTGTGACTAGGGGTGGAAGTTTCTGACAATAAACAACTTAAAATCAACACGACTGTTTAACCAGAATTCCACACCTAATCAAAGACTTGTGACTAATGAGATACACCTATCGCTCAATCCATGCAATTAAATATAAGTAACAAAAACAGTTTATTTCTTTTACATGGTTGCGTTGACATATGTTAAATGCCTCATTTTATTCCTGAGAGCAGCATGTAAGGAATTTACTATTTATGTGAATACAGGATTTCTGAGATGCCTTGCTTGATTAAGCAAGTAGATGTGTGCCCATAATACctcttttgtttcctttctcAGCAAGTTTATCATCCCTTTATGGCAGGGTGGTTTCATTCTGGACATGGGAGTACATTTCGTTGCAGGACTGAGGATGGTAATTTTTAAGTATTTAGTGAATAGTGGCAGTATGCTTCTCTAGTACTAATACTGAATTCAACCATGGATTAGGAAGTTTGATCTTCTGAATCTCATTTGATTTGTACTTATACTTCTCTTATAGTACCAGTCTTCTGTCACTTTTCTCTAGACCTTCTTTTATTGCATAGCTGAAAACTAGATAGCAGTAGTCTTGTAAATTGAGTGTATAATACTTTTCCTGTATGTGCAAGCGTGCATCTGTTAGATAATGTTCCTGCATGACGATATGCGAGTTTTCTTTCTATCAATATATGAATGTCGTTCTTTCCTATTCATTTGAACAGCTTGTTGGGTGTGATGTAGTCCGTCAGTCAGCTTTAACATCTCATGATACCATTTGATCTTCACCAGACTACTTGTCATCTTCGTAACGTTTCAGTCAAGACATGAATCACATTTTCTCGTTTTCATTTGAACAGCTTGCTGGATGTGAGATAGTCTCGGTGTCAGCTACAACGTCTCATGTCGACGAGACTTTACCTCCCCCAGATAACATATCCTCTCTCTTGTAAGTTACTACTGCATATTGTTATCCTGCAGATCTGTTTTCTGCTCCTAAATTTGTCTATTTTAAGAACAAAAATTCTAAAGGTGAGTACATGGTATTTCCTTGCCTTAGTCAACTGGAGAATGGCTGTTCTGGGATTTTTGTGATGGTGGTCTCCTCAAGGTCTCCCAAGGCATGTGCTACAAGTTAATTTGATTTTATACCTTGTATATACATAAAATGCTAGTTTCTCATAATGTTTATACCATCAGATAGTTTGGCGATTTGTTGGCTTGAAGGGAACACTGGAAGTTGAGCGTGGAAACCAAGATGGACGACATGGCTATGTGGTATGTTGAAAATCATCCTACAGTTCATTTAATTCTCTTCCGCTGGAGGTCAGAACGTGATTTATATGTTTGGGTTTGTGAGGACAGTTTTTCCCATCAACACTGAAATTCTGTGTAAATCAATTCGGAATAAGGTGACCATTTCTCATTTGCTTCTGGTACTATGACAGGTCACATTTTATAGTGCTGATGGACAAAGGAAAAGCTCCTTCTACCAATTTAGAGGAGTGACTGAAGAATTCATCGCATTTATTAATGACATAAAGCAAGCCACTTTAGAGGTAATTGCAGATTCTAATCGTCATGGTAtacaaatattgttttcattttcatgtttctttgtttttgagtTAAAAATTTGGGTGGGCATGTCTGTTGGTATACCAAACTTGTATGAGACTCAGGCTCCCCAGCATTTTCTGATTGTGTGCATTGCATGGTTGCAGAAGGGAGCTGGCTATGAAGCTGAGCCTCGCATGTCATTTCTGGAAGGTGCTAGAGATGTTGCTGTTCTAGAGGCAATGCTCGAATCTGGAGGAAAGCAAGGGGCACCAGTCCATGTGAAGAAATTTTGACAGAATGacaagatctctctctctctctctctctctccccgattgcAGTGGAAAAGATTCTGGTTGAGATGCTTTGTCAGTTCAGTTTTCTATAGTGAAATTGTTGAAATGAAGAGGGAACAGTCTGTAACGATATTTAAAACTTCTAAAGGTTGTTTGTTGCCTCTGTAAGGGTACCTTACGTAACTACCTATTCATCAATAAATCATTAATCATAGTTAGCTGTCTATGtgtcttttttaattttatcttttatatttatatgtatgttCATCTTTACTGTAACTTTTACTGAAGTACGTTGTGAAATTACAGATTCATATTTCATCTTCACCTAACAAATCTCTGGCTGATCTATCTAATGCTAGAGTTTAAACCTCAAACACTTTTAATCCATAGTCGTTGGCAATTGGCATGATTGAGATTTGGAATTCTATgaagttaaataaataaaaagaattgtaGTTATTGTTGTAATTTGATTCATATTTTCACTAAAAGCATCTCAGTTCTAGTTGTGGACAAATGATTGAACTgtttcatctcaaaaaaaaaaaaaattgattgaaCTGTTTACTCCCTAACCATAAACTTTTTGTGTTTGCCGGCTTGGGTACAcagtttatttattattaattttttttatgtgaaCATTTGTAAAATGGACCATTTCAATGTTTAGTTCTATTCCTTCAACTTCAAAACCCTGATAAAGTTATCACATGATGCTGGCTTGGGTAGTCGGGTACatacatagtttttttttttctgtgaacATTTGTAAAATGGACCATTTCAATGTTCAGTCTTCAACTTCAGAACCTTGATAAAGTTATCACATGATGCAGGACAGCAAATGGGCCACTTTTGATGAGCACCACCACATGTAGCATTCAATTGTTGAATGGCATATCATATAAGGCTTATATAGATTGAGGTACCACTACAAGAAAGCCCGAAAAATTTAGTGTTGCGAAGTATTGAAACTCTAAGAGTTGTTAGATTAGTTTGTAGTGTGCTCGCACAATGAATTATTCAAACGGCTCCGGCTCTGGAGTTTCAGTACTCCGGAAGAAAGCCATTGAATTGAAGTCTTACTTGTGGTTAATGTGTCTCTGCCCTTTATCTTGTTTCTTGCAGAAACTTTAATGACATTATTTCTGGAAAACAGAACTCTACTTCAATCAAAAGGGGTAGCTCTCTATTTATCTCCATTGATTACACATTCTTAATGCATTGGCATGTAAGATTATCATTCAGCTCCATAAGAAAAAGGCTGATCATGTCCTGCAAGTTTGGTACATTTTTCCTGCACGCCAACTGTTGGTGTCACATCAAGTTTAGAATTATTGACACACAGAAATGGAAGAGCCTTGTTTATTTAATTTGTCTCCGCACAATTTTGGTAAACTGATGGTTCTACGGTTCTACCTAACAAACCTACAAGACTCAGACTTCAACTTTGCAACACAAttgtttcttctatttttgtttcttcatgttTTTGACTCACTTGATTATGCAGCCATCTGGAAAACAGATATCTCtggtctttttctttcttttttacttctTGTAATTCCAAATTTTAGTACTCCAAATTTTAGTGACACTTCTAATTGAGGCAGATAAACAAATCTGGGAAAAATGACTGCTTGATGATGCAATCATATACCTAACACATGCAAATCTTTCTCATTATTCTCAACTGCAACATCAAGCATTGTGGGGCTAAAGCTTAGCAAGTTTTCCTTcacaaacctttttttttttttttttttgagagaatttCCTTCACAAACCATGAATGACATTGATGATATATGAATATAGGAGGTTACCTTTTGCTTTCCATATTGGCCCCATGAAATTAATCATGTATAAGAATTGAAATTCTGGTATGGGTATGGAACTATGGATGGCCAAGTAAAATAATTGTTAGCATTTTGATCAAACAAATATCAAAGCTTAAGACTTCAACTATGATTGGTGTCCATGCATTTCCATGGTCATTAGTATTCTTGTCAACAAGACTCAGCCTTAATAAATAGCACAAGATCGATCTACGTCCTCCTTCAGCCAAGACAATTAATATGTGACAATGACTATAGAAACACATATATAGCTATGGAGATAGGGGATGGATGCAATAATGTTGGAATAACTCTTATGCAATGTTTGGGATTATAGTCTATCGTATGAGAAATATACTATCATAGAACCTGATTTTCAACTTATGAAATGACTTACAAAGTATAAAATATGTTTCAAACTAATGTTTTTTGACGCTAGTAAGGGCAAAAAAGCATAGTTGAGTGAGAATCATAATCTTTTCAATTAGTACCTTATAATTCATCATGAACATCCCTTAAGAATTAATATCACTTGTTTTTCCGGCTTTGTCACTCTTCAAAAATTCTCGCTAAATAAACATAGAATATTAGAAATGCTACATTTACTAAtactatttttttatattttttatatcaACATGGCATTATGATGTTGGGTTTTATAATGTAACTGATGTATTAGGCATATTTACGGTTCAAAATTTCGGTCATATAAATATCTCAACACTCAAATTTAAGGATGTACCAACGCATCTGTCTTTGACATATCGTTACTAAAAGGACATTTCTTAAGAACAATGCACATGCAACCGAAAAAATgagatatatgtatgtattgAATATATGCAGTAATGAATGGTGAGGAAAAGGTCAAAAACTACTTAGCAATTGTTGAGCCCAAAGTGTTCGTTACAATGCCAAACACATGATTGGGAAAACCAAGAAGATAGAAAATTACAACTATTTTCTCATGACCAAGAAACCACTATTCCATGACCAACCCTCCCTGACTGAATGAGCCAAAACCGACCACAATCCCCTCGCACGTGTGCCACGGGTTATAGTATAAGTGTATGCAACCCCCAAAAAAACAGagataaaaattcaaaaaacaTATTAAAGAAAATAGTAAAGAGGTTGGTACAGTGTTAGTTGAAGTGTTCTCTGGAGACTTGTACTCTTTTTATAGAAAGATGCAGCCTTTCTTCACAGATCTCAGCCCCACTTCACTCTTCAGCTTCCTTTTTCCTCACAAACAAAACCCATTTCTTGTATTTTTGTAAACTTGGGAGAATTACCATTGCTGCAGTACCTGAAGAAATAGCACTGTAGCTTAACTAACAGTACCCACCTGAGGTCAGtttgaactctctctctctctctttgaagCTCATGTTTTTGTGAACTGAAAGATGTTGGCATTACCTGTTTAGTTGAACAATGCTTGCTTTTaaggttttttgttttctttgagtTAGATATGAGTAGGTTTGAAAAATGTGTTCTTTTAGCGTAAGTAGTTGTTGTTGATGAAGTTAATGTGTGAGTTTAGTGGAACTTTGAGCTTACTTCTTGTCTTCAACTTCTGGGCTGGATGCCTGGATCTGTGAGTTGTGAGAAGTAGGCTATTTTCTCACTTTCTGAAGGTAAACTAGAAGAGATTTAATGCATTGTTTCTTCTTTTAGTAATGTTCAGCGAGGTTGGTCAGAAAGTTTATGTGTTTGAAATAAATTCACGCACATGTAAATGAACATAAATGTGGGTATATATTGTGAAAGGAAAGAAATTTATGTTTATCTCTCAGTTGAGTTGTGTTTTCATTTGCTTTGTGATCCCAAAAACGGGAAGGGAAAACAACAAGAGGGTACTTTTTAGAAGGCTATCATATTGATTTCTTGATCTTTTTTGAACTTTTGCAGGTAATGAACTGCTTTTGGGTTGAAGCTCTTTGATTAGGTTCTTTCAAAATCCATGATTAAGCTTTTACCTTTCTGATAATTTTTCTTCCAGCTTCACAACCAATAGGCCAGTAATATCATTACAAAAGATTTTAGTATTGGTATTTGATATGTTGAGGTTGCTATTGCAGTGATAACATCTCTTTAGAACCGTACTTTGTTTCAAAGCTTTCCCATCCTAGCTAGATTGCTTAGTTCACCCTTAAGCTAGAAAGATGCAGAAGCCTCCGCAGTCTCAAGATTTTGCTTTGAAAGAGACCTCGCCCAACATTGGAGCGGGGTCGGTCACAGGTGACAAGCTCTCATGCACCTACGACCTTGTTGAGCAGATGCAATACCTTTATGTCCGGGTGGTAAAAGCAAAGGATTTACCTGCAAAAGACGTAACTGGTAGTTGTGATCCCTATGTTGAAGTGAA
It encodes:
- the LOC112168294 gene encoding dTDP-3,4-didehydro-2,6-dideoxy-alpha-D-glucose 3-reductase isoform X1 yields the protein MAEAPQIAILGAGTFVKTQYIPRLAEISNLVNLKAIWSRSEESARGAVEIAGKHFPGVECKWGDQGLEEIIADSSILGVAVVLAGQAQVDFSLKLLKAGKNVLQEKPAAATTSELETAVSSYNSIVANTPNKPIWAVAENYRFEPAFVEGKKLMTEIGDVMSIQVIVEGSMNSSNPYFSSSWRRDFNGGFILDMGVHFVAGLRMLAGCEIVSVSATTSHVDETLPPPDNISSLFQLENGCSGIFVMVVSSRSPKIVWRFVGLKGTLEVERGNQDGRHGYVVTFYSADGQRKSSFYQFRGVTEEFIAFINDIKQATLEKGAGYEAEPRMSFLEGARDVAVLEAMLESGGKQGAPVHVKKF
- the LOC112168294 gene encoding dTDP-3,4-didehydro-2,6-dideoxy-alpha-D-glucose 3-reductase isoform X2; amino-acid sequence: MAEAPQIAILGAGTFVKTQYIPRLAEISNLVNLKAIWSRSEESARGAVEIAGKHFPGVECKWGDQGLEEIIADSSILGVAVVLAGQAQVDFSLKLLKAGKNVLQEKPAAATTSELETAVSSYNSIVANTPNKPIWAVAENYRFEPAFVEGKKLMTEIGDVMSIQVIVEGSMNSSNPYFSSSWRRDFNGGFILDMGVHFVAGLRMLAGCEIVSVSATTSHVDETLPPPDNISSLFQLENGCSGIFVMVVSSRSPKIVWRFVGLKGTLEVERGNQDGRHGYVVTFYSADGQRKSSFYQFRGVTEEFIAFINDIKQATLEGAGYEAEPRMSFLEGARDVAVLEAMLESGGKQGAPVHVKKF